The following is a genomic window from Chania multitudinisentens RB-25.
CATTGCGCGGTCAACAAACTCATCACATAGTGGCGATTGTGCCTGCTGCTGTTCAACATGGCTGAGTAAACGGAAAGTGCGGGTATAGTCCCGCCCTTCCTGCGCCATCAGGCTTAGCAGGGAGGTCAGCAGTTCATTGTCTTGTGCCGATGGGGTGAAAAAACCTAATTTAGCGCGCATCTGTTCACCATAAGCCTGCATCAGTGCTGGCTCATACGCCGCTAGCGCATCCTGCAACTGTTCGGTGCTCATCAGGCCAGTCAGCGTTTGCGCCAGCCGGTGCAGGTTCCATAACCCTATGGCGGGTTGGTTGTCGAAAGCGTAACGGCCCTGATGATCAGAATGGTTACAGATATAACCAGGCTGGTAATCATCAAGAAAGCCATAAGGCCCGAAATCAAGGGTAATACCGAGAATCGACATATTATCGGTATTCATCACTCCGTGCGCAAAACCCACGGTCTGCCAATGGGCAATCAGGCGCGCAGTCCGTTCCACCACATCGGTAAACCACAGTGAGTAACGATCTTTTTCTTCAACCCAGTGCGGCCAATGATGGGCAATCACGAAATCGGCCAGCTGTTTGACCTGTGCCGGTTGTCGAGAATAGTAAAAATGTTCGAAATGACCAAAACGCACATGGCTTTCCGCAACGCGTAACAGCATTGCTCCACGCTCCGGTTGTTCGCGAAATACCGGCTGTTCACTGGTCACGATGGTGAGCGCCCGCGTGGTGGGGATACCCAGATGATAAAGCGCTTCTGAGGCCAGAAACTCTCTAACCACCGAGCGTAGCACCGCCCGCCCATCGCCCATGCGTGAATAAGGCGTTAGCCCAGCTCCTTTCAGATGCCAGTCCATACTGCGGCCATCCGCCAGTTGCTGTTCACCCAATAAAATCCCACGGCCATCACCCAACTGCCCGGCCCAGGCACCAAACTGGTGGCCACTATAAACCTGCGCCAAGGGTTGCATGCCCGGTAACAGTGTTTCCCCCGCCCACACCGCCGTTTTCTCTGCTATAAATTCGCTTTCATCCAGGCCCAATTCAGACGCCAAAGGCTGGCTGTGATACAGCAAACGTGCCCCCTTGAGCGGTGTAGGATGTAATTCAGTGTAAAAACCAGGCAACTGTTGATAATAATCATTTTTAAACTGTGGCATAGGTCCCCATTACCTTTAGGCTATACCCCTTCAGGCCAGGGCCATTCAAACACATTGCTATGCTTAAATAACCTCCAGCGGCGCTCATGCGCCATTAAGGGACATTGCCTAGTGTAAAGACTGAATGCACGGATTAACACCGAGGAATAGCAGGGAGAACCTTGAA
Proteins encoded in this region:
- a CDS encoding protein adenylyltransferase SelO — translated: MPQFKNDYYQQLPGFYTELHPTPLKGARLLYHSQPLASELGLDESEFIAEKTAVWAGETLLPGMQPLAQVYSGHQFGAWAGQLGDGRGILLGEQQLADGRSMDWHLKGAGLTPYSRMGDGRAVLRSVVREFLASEALYHLGIPTTRALTIVTSEQPVFREQPERGAMLLRVAESHVRFGHFEHFYYSRQPAQVKQLADFVIAHHWPHWVEEKDRYSLWFTDVVERTARLIAHWQTVGFAHGVMNTDNMSILGITLDFGPYGFLDDYQPGYICNHSDHQGRYAFDNQPAIGLWNLHRLAQTLTGLMSTEQLQDALAAYEPALMQAYGEQMRAKLGFFTPSAQDNELLTSLLSLMAQEGRDYTRTFRLLSHVEQQQAQSPLCDEFVDRAMFDNWYQQYRQRLQQEQVSDAERQQAMKAANPALILRNYLAQQAIEAAEQDDVSKLARLHQALLKPFDDDSQYDDLAALPPDWGKHLEISCSS